TCGTGTCGAACGTGCGGGCGCTCGGCAAACTCAGACTCGGCGGCGAATATGAGATCGCCTATGACGAGCGCCGCGATTTGATCTGGAGCGGACGCGAGCGTCTTCCCCAGCATCCCAATGCCTTGACATTCTCGGCCTTCGACGAGGAAGGAGAAGTGATATGTACACGGACTTATTTCTCGGTCGGCGGCGGGTTCGTCAGCGACGAGGACCAGATATGCAGCAATGCCCGGGGCAACGACACCCCGCTCATCGAAATGCCTTACGCCTTCACGAGCGCGGCGGAATTGCTCAGCCTTTGTTCACGCACCGGGCTCGATATTGCCGAGCTGACCCGTGCGAACGAGCGTGTCTGGCGAATTGACAGTGAGATCGATGCTGGCCTCGACCAGATACTCGCGGCGATGAATGCCTGCATCGATCGCGGCGTTTTGGAGAGCGGCGAGCTGCCGGGCGGCCTCAAGGTGAAGCGCCGCGCGAGCCAGGTGCATGCCGCCATTGCGGCGAGAGCGGAGCATAACGTGACCGATCCGCTCGCGGCGATGGACTGGGTCAACCTTTGGGCGCTGGCGGTCAATGAAGAGAATGCGGCAGAAAGGTCGTCACGGCGCCTACCAATGGCGCGGCCGGCATCATTCCCGCGGTCCTGCGCTACTATGACCGCTTCCACCAGGGAACGGAGGAAGGCCGGCGACGCTTTCTTCTCACGGCCACCGCCATCGGCGCGCTTTACAAGCGCAACGCCTCCATTTCGGGTGCCGAAGTCGGGTGTCAGGGCGAAGTGGGCGTGGCCTGCTCGATGGCGGCGGCGGGCCTGGCGGCCGTGCTGGCCGCCACGCCCTGTCAGATCGAAAACGCAGCCGAGATCGGCATGGAACACAATCTTGGCCTCACCTGCGATCCAATCGGCGGGCTGGTGCAGATTCCCTGCATTGAGCGGAACGCCATGGGCGCGATCAAGGCCATCGACGCGGCGCGTCTCGCGCTTCTCGGCGACGGCCAGCACTCGGTCTCGCTCGACAAGGTGATCGCCACCATGAACCGCACCGGGCGAGACATGAACGAGATCTACAAGGAGACATCGCTCGGCGGTTTGGCTGTCAATCTTCCGGCGTGCTGACGAAGCACGGCCATTCGCGAAACTGAGGATGGCTTATTCGGTTTACGTCTTACGCTGTGTTTGTCGGTGAGGTTCGAGCGCCGGGACGATGGACGACAGCCCACCCGAACGGGTGAGCGGATGTTTCATCCGCGTCTGCGTGCCGGAGCCGGGCAGGCTGGTCAGAAGGGGAGTGGGGCGTTTTCCTTGACCTCCCTCATGACGAAGAAGGTCCGGGTGTTCCGGACGCCCGGGAGGGCGATCAGGGTCTGGCCCTGCAGCTTGTTGAAATCGGCCATGTCGCGAGCGCGGATTTTCAGGAAATAGTCGAACTCACCCGCCACCAGGATGCAATCGAGGACCTCCTTCATCTTCAGCACGGCCTTTTCAAAGGCGGAGCGGCTGTCAGGCGTGGAAAGGTCGAGCATGACGCCGACCATCACGAGGGCGCCCAGGCCGACCGAAGCGGGCGCGACCTCCGCCCGCACCCCGGTGATGTGGCCTTCATCGAAGAGGCGGCGCGTCCGCCGGTGACATGTGGCGGGGCTGACGTCCACGCGCGCTGCGAGCTCCGCATTCGTCAGCCGTCCATCCGCATGGAGAGCGCGCAGAATCTTCATATCGATCCGGTCCAGACCGCCCTTGGAAGAATCTTTCATATAGTCACTCTATTTTAGACGGTTTCGGTCAAATTTTTCCGGAAAATAATTTCATATGTAAATTCAAAAGAACAACTCGAAAGCACCTTTCGAGCGAAATTTTCTACAATTGGCTCCTTAGCAAGTTCAAAGGGACCAACACCATGGCCAACACCATCCGCACCACCGCCGCTTTGGCGATCGCCGCCAGTCTCATGAGCAACGTACAGGCAGCGCCTTCGCAGCCCATTCCCGACGCCCAGACGGTCCGAAACGTCGTGCTGGTGCACGGCGCTTTCGCCGATGGCTCGGGATGGCGCGGCGTCTATGACGATCTGACCGCGCGGGGATATCGCGTCTCCATCGTGCAGAATCCTCTGACATCGCTTGCCGACGATGTTGCGGCGACGGTCCGTGTGCTGGACCGGCAGGACGGTCCGACGATTCTGGTGGGCCACAGCTGGGGCGGAACCGTCATCACGGAAGCGGGCGTCCACTCGAATGTCGCGGGGCTGGTCTATGTCTCGGCCTTGTCGCCCGATGCCGGCGAGACGACGGCGCAGCAATATGAAGGCTTCACCACGCCGCCGGAATTCGTCATCGACGCCCATGGCGATGGATTCGGGTTCCTGAACCTCGAGCTGTTCAAAGCCGGCTTCGCCGCCGATGCCAGCGACGCAGACGCCGCGTTCTTGCGCGACTCCCAGGTTCCCATCGCCTTGTCGGCCTTTGAAAGCAGGCTGGAGAACGCTGCGTGGCGGACGAAGCCGAGCTGGGCCGTCATCGCCACGGAGGACAAGGCGTTCGACCAGCGCATGCTGCGCACGATGGCCAAAAGGATCGGCGCCGATGTCACCGAGGTTGAAGCCAGTCACGCGGTCTTCATGACCCAGCCGAAGATCGTCGCCGACACGATAGACAAGGCCGCCCAAGGCGCCACGGCTACGGCCACAGCCGCAGTGCGCTGACGGGAGTTGCCCCCTCACCCCTCCTTCCGTCCCTCGAACACCGCCAGTTGGGCGGCGAAGGCGCGCTGGAAGGCGGGGCGGGCTTCGGCGCGGGCGACATAGGATTTGAGGGCGGGGTGTTTGTCGAGGAGGGGTGAGGATTTCAGCCTTTGCAGCACCGAGACCATCATGAGGTCGCCGGCACTGAAGGGGCCGTCGAGCCAGGACGCATCGCCGAGGCGGGCGGCGAGTTCGCCGAGCCTTGTATGGATGCGGGCGTCGAGGAGGGGGAGGCGCGCTTCGTACCAGCTCTTGTCGCGCTCGGCATAGCCGGTGGCTTCGCGCTCGACGATCGGCGGCTCGACCGTGTTGAGCGCGGCGAACATCCATGCGATGGCGCGGGCCCTTGCATGTGCGTCTTCCGGCAGCAGGCCCGCATGGTTCTCTGCGATGTGGAGGATGATGGCGCCGGATTCGAAGAGGACGAGCCCGTCTTCCTCGTAGGTCGGGATCTGTCCGAAAGGATGGAGCGCGAGATGCGCGGGCTCCTTCATGGCGGCGAAGGAGAGAAGGCGGACCTCATAGGGCTGGCCCACTTCTTCGAGCGCCCAGCGAATGCGCGTGTCGCGCGCGAGGCCCCGGCCGCGATCCGGCGACGCTTCGAATGCTGTGATGGTTGGCGTCATTGGATACCTCCTGCTCCATGCAAGCATGGCGGCGCGCCGGGGCGCTAGTCCTCCGGCAGGACCGGACGGGGAGCCGTGACATAGCGCCAGCCTGCCACCGCGACATAGAGGGCGCAGATGGCGGCCATGGCGAGGATGAGGCCGTGAGGGTCCCACAGGTCCATGGCGGCGCCGGAGAGCGGCGGGGCGATGAGGGCGCCGGTCGAATACATCATCACGAAGGCGGCATTGGCGGAGGCGAGGTTGGCGCCCCGGAAACGCTCGCCCAGCAGGGTGAGGCCGACCGTGTAGAGACCGGCGACGACGCCGCCGAAGATGAAAAGCGTCGGCGCGAAGAGCCAGAGCGAGCCGGCGGCGAAAGGGATGGCCAGACTGCCGAGGAGGCCGACCGTGGCGCAGAAGAGAAGAACGAAGCGGCGGTTCACACGGTCGGCCCAGAGGCCGATCGGGATCTGGCAGAGGATGTTGCCGGCGGCGAAGATCGACAGCACGAAGGCGGCGGTCTGCTCTGTCATGCCGATGCGGACGCTGTAGATCGGCAGCAGGTTGAAGATGTTGGTCTCCGTCGCGCCGTAGACGAAGCCCGCCATGGTGGCGGCGGGGGCGGCGACGAGGAAGGTCGTGAAAGCGTGGCTCGGCTTTTCGGTGATGCTGGGCGCGAGGCCGCGGCCGAAAAGGAGAAGAGGCAGCGCGGCGGCGGCGATGAGGGCGCCGGTGGTGGCGAAGGGCGCGAGGCCCTCCGTGCCGACGAGGAAAAGCATGACGGGCCCCGACGCGAAACCGCAAGAGAGGACGGTGCCGTAGATGCCGATGAGGCGGCCGCGGTTTTTTTCCTCCGCCAGCGTGTTGATCCAGAATTCGCTGACGACGAAGAGGCCGGTGAAGGCGAGGCCGTTCAGGAAGCGGATCGGGAACCAGAGCCAGACATTGGGGAAGAGATAGTAAGCGGGCATCGCGAGCGCAGAGAGGAGGATGCAGGCGAGCAGAAACGAGATGGCCGAGGTGCGGCGGAGCAGTCCCGCGATGAAGGGCGTGAACAGGAAGGTGGCGAGCGCGGGCATGGCCGTGTTGAGGCCGATGATGGAAGCGGGGACGCCATTGCGCTCCATCATCAGGGCGAGGAGCGGGATCGACACGCCAAGGCCCATGCCGACGACGGAGATGCAGGCGATGACGGCGACGAGGCTGCGTCTGCGTTCCGCGGGGGTGAGGGGGGCGTCGGGGGCTTGCATCGTTTCTTCTTTTTTGGGGGGTGGAATCTGCCGTGCGTTTGGAATATGCCGCACTTCGGCGCCCCCGCCCCGAAAAATTCTGCGAATTTTTCGACCCTCCCCCCAGGGGAGGGTGGGAAGATTTTGTATGTGGAGGTGCGGAGGGATCGCCAAACCTAAAAAATCAGGTCTGGACTTAGTCTGGGTATCCAGAGCGGGGCAGTGGTTTTGAGCGTTTCTCAAGAATTAGAAGAAGATGAGTCGCTTTTCCGGAGACTCTCATTCTGCTTCTCAATCAAATTATGAATAATCTTCTGGAGTTCCTCCGAACTTTCAGGCGTCGGAGCTTTTGTAAAAACGGCACGTTCGGCGGCGCGTATCTCGGAGTTTGCAAGCGCATATCCCGACAGCATTGAAACCCAGTTAGACGCTGTGCCTACCTTGACGCAATATTCTCTAATGTCCTCAATTGTCAGCTTGTCTGAACCAGCTGAGTTGAATGTTTTCCACGGCATCAAATAGTAGCTTGCTACGGTCTGTTTCCCGTCGCTATCGAGTGGGCCGTTAGTGCTCGCCTGTATCCAATGAACAATTTTATTTCGAACACCATCTATCTCGGTAATTATCTTTTCAATTCCCCGCCAGAATGGCCTGCATTCGGCTATGTCAGACAGAGCAATCATATCGCTGACTAACGCGCAACGCGACCTCGCATTGACCATTCGAGAAATGATGGTGAAGGCTTGACGGTGGTCGATATTGAGGGTTGTCGCAATTAGCATTGAAAGCGCGTATTCAAGTTGAGTGTAGCTTTCTATTGCTTTTATTCGTTCAGCCGCGAGTGCGGGAATCTCAACAAGGGTTGCCGAGTCATCCATGTTTTAAATCACCGTGAGTAAGACATTTAGCTGATTGCATGATCTTGCAATTCTCATGTCAACACGTGTGTAAACCTTATCCCCGCACGACGGGTTTGTCGTTGCGGTAGCAGTAGAGGGGGATGCGGGGGCGGGTTTCGCCGGTGTGGCGGCGGGCGATTTCGTTGAGGACGAATTCGGTGACGTCTATCACGGGAAGTTTCAGGGCTTCCGTGAGCGTGTACCAGCCGAGGTCTTCGAGTTCGCCGCTGCCTTGCAGCTCGCCGGTTGCGGCGGCGGCGTCGGCGGCGAAGAAGCGGGCGTGGAAGCGGATCGGGCTCGAGGCGGGCGTGATGGCGCGGGCGATGATTTCCAGCAGGTCGAGACGGGGCGCGAGGCCGCGTTCGAGGAAGGGCTGCCAGCCGGCGCCGGCTTGCGCGCCGACATGGCCGGGGCCGGCGATGATGAGGCCCGTCTCCTCGAAGGTTTCGCGGATGGCGGCCATAGCGAGCGCCTGCGCTTTCACGCGGGCGGAAGCGGCGCGCTCCATCCGCCTTGCGGTTTCGCCGGTGAAGGGCGTGGCGGGTTTCGCGAGGAGGTCGCCCGCATCGAGCTTGCCGCCCGGGAAGACGAAAGCGTCGGGGATGAACTTCATGCGCGAGTGGCGGCGGCCCATGAGGATGCGAGGCTCGCCTTGCTGCGCGGTGTCGATCAGGACGAGGCTGGCGGCGTCGCGCGGACGGATGCCGCGCGCGACCGGAGGCTGAACGGTCACTGCGTCAATCCTTGATGGCATCGCGGATGGCGTTGCCATTGCGGAAATAGATGAAGGGGACGTGACGGCTGGCCTGCGCGGCGGTGGCGAGAGCGAGGCGCTCGTCCAGTTCGTCGAGGACGACGCGGGTGATATTGGGCAGGTCAAGATCGCGCGCATCGGCGATGGTGAGCCAGTGGAGGCCCTGCAATTCGCCGGAGCCCGCGACCTTCGCGGGATCGCCCTGGATCGTTTCCGCATCGGCGATGAAGAAGCGCGTGTCGAAGCGGCGCGTGCGATAGGGGGGCGTGATGGCGCGGGCAACGAAATCGAGCGTGCCGAGCGCGGGCGCGAAGCCTTGCGAGAAGTAATCGTTCCAGTCGGCGTGCTTGCTCTTTTGCGGCGCGGTGGCGGGACGGCCGATGATGAGGCCCGTCTCCTCGAAGGTTTCGCGGATGGCGGCCATGGCAAGCGCGCGGGCGCGCAGCTCCGACGGCTTGCCGCTCATGCGGGCGAGGAGGCGGCGGGCGACGGGATCGCGCAGATCCTCGACGGGACGGATGCGGCTGTCGGCGCGGTCGACGCGGCCGCCGGGGAAGACGAATTTGTTCGGCATGAATTTGTGATCGGCGTGGCGCTGGCCCATCAGCACCTGCGGGCGCGCGCCGTCGCGGCGGACGATGATGAGCGTGGAAGCATCGCGCGGGCGGACGGCTTTCCCTTGCGTCGTCTCGCGATATTCCTGCTCGCGCGATTTCTTCGGGTCAAACGCCGCGCGTTGTTCCTCAGCCATTTCCTGTCCCGGTTCTTGAATTTCTGTTGGGGACAGGATGCACGCTGGCGGGAGGGGAAGTCCAGCGCGGAGGGGAAAGCGGGGCGGACGCAGCGTCAGTCGCGGGTCACGCCGTCGAAGCCGTGCATGCGGAGCGCCCATTGCCAGCCGACGACGGAGCCCTTGACGCGGGGCAGGAGCCAGAGCGAAAGGACGAGGGTGAGCGCGGGCCAGACCAGGGCGTGAATCCAGAGCGGCGGGAGATAGGCCAGCTCCACCCAGAGCATGAGCGGCACGACGATGTGGCCGACGATCATGATGGTGAAATAGGGCGGGGCGTCGTCCGCTTCGTGGTGATGGAGTTCCTCGCCGCAATGGGCGCAGCTGTCCGTCACTTTCAGGAAACGGCGGAAGAGGCTGCCGGTGCCACAGGCCGGGCAATGGCCGCCGAAGCCGCGAAGGATCGCCGGGAAGGCCGGGCGGGGAGAGATCTCGGCCGTCTCGTAGATGTGAGGCTCGGACATGTCCATCGGGATACTCATGGCAATCACTTCGGGCGATGTGGTGATGTCCGAGTAAAATGGTTGGAATCGCCGGCGGATGAAATGTGGCAGGTTGCCGCGCGGCAGGTTTGTCCCGGGTCAGCGGCGCTTTCGAGGGGAGGATTTCGGCTTCCGGTTCTTCTCGCCCTGGCGGGAGCCGCCCTTGCCAGTGGGGCGGCGGCCGGAACGGGGGCGGGGCCCGGCGGGTTTGCCCTCGCTGCCACCTTCGAGGAGCGTGAAGCGCATGCCGCCGGTGACGGGGACGCATTCTTCCAGGCGGACGAGGACGCCATCACCGAGGCGGTAGGTCTTGCCGGTGCGCTCGCCGGTGAGGGCGTGGAGGATTTCGTCGTGGTGGTAGAAATCGCCGCCAAGCGTCGAGATCGGGACGAAACCATCGGCGCCGGTGTCGTTCAGCTTCACGAAGAGGCCGAAGCGCGTGACGCCGGCGATGCGGCCGCGGAACTCGGCGCCGATGCGGGCCTCAAGGAATGCGGCGATGAAGCGGTCCTTCGAGTCGCGTTCGGCGAGCATGGAGCGGCGCTCGGTTGTCGAGATGTGTTCGGCGATTTCGGTGAGGGAGGATGTTTCGTCCTCCGTCTGGCCGTCTTTTCCGAGGCCGAGGCCGGCGATCAGCGCACGGTGGACCGTGAGGTCGGCATAGCGGCGGATGGGCGAGGTGAAATGCGCGTAGCGGCGAAGATTGAGGCCGAAATGGCCGATATTGTCCGGCGCATAGACGGCCTGCGCCTGAGAGCGCAGCACGACATCCGACACCATCTGATCATGCTCGGTGCCGTCCACGGCTTTCAGGATGCGGTTGAAGTTTGCCGGGCGGATGTTCTCGCCCTTGGCGAAGCTCAGGTTCAGCGTGGCAAGGAATTCGGCCAGCGCCACGAGCTTCTCGCGCGAGGGGGCGTCGTGGATGCGATAGATGACGGGACGATGCTGCGCCTCGGCGGTTTCGGCGGCGCAGACGTTCGCCTGAATCATGAACTCCTCGATGAGTTTCATGGATTCGAATTTCTCGCCGATACGGATGCCGCCGACGCCGCCTTTCTCGTCGATGTCGATCTTGTATTCGGGGAGATCGAGATCGAGCGGGCCGCGCGCCTCGCGGGCCTTCGCGAGGATGCGGTAGGCGTCCCATAGAGGTTTCAGCACGGGTTCGAGAAGGGGGCCGGTGGCATCGTCCGGGTTTCCGTCGATTGCCTGCTGGACCTGGCGGTAGCTGAGGCTGGCGGCGGATTTCATCAGGCCACGGATGAACTCATGACCGCGCTTGTTGCCGTTGCGGTCGAAGACCATGCGGACGGCGAGGCAGGCGCGGTCTTCCTTTTCGATCAGCGAGCAGAGGTCGTTCGAGATGCGCTCGGGCAACATCGGCACGACGCGGTCCGGGAAGTAGGTGGAGTTGCCGCGCTTCAGCGCCTCGCGGTCCATCGCGGAATTGGGACGGACATAGGCCGCGACATCGGCGATGGCGACGATGGCGACGATGCCGCCTTCGTTTTTCGGATCGGTGTCGGGGGCGGCCCAGACCGCGTCGTCATGGTCGCGCGCATCGGCGGGGTCGATGGTGATGAGGGGGATGTCGCGGAGATCCGTGCGGCCCTTGAGGCCCTGATGCCTGGCGGCTTCGGCTTCGGCGATGACGGCATCCGGAAAGGAATCCGGGATGCCGTGGGTGTGGATGGCGATGAGGCTGATCGAGCGCGGGTCTGCGATATCGCCGAAGACTTCGCGGACACGGGCGCGGGGGACGCCGTAACGCTTGCCGGGAATGGTTTCGGCGAGGACGAGGCTGCCGTCTTCCGCGTCGCCAATATCTTCGATGGCGATCTCGAATTCGACGCGCATCTTCTTGTCGACGGGGATGAGGCGTGCGGTTTTGGCTTTGGGCGTGAGACGGAAGAGGCCGAGCACACGCTCCGCGCCTTTGCCGACGCGGCGGATGACCTGCGCTTCATAGGGGTAGGTTTCGTCTTCCGACTTCGCGACGCGAGCGAGGACGCGGTCGCCGACACCGGCAGGCGGCTCGTCGACATCGCGCTTGCCGCGCCGCGTATCGGGCGTGACGACGATGAGAGGGGGCAGGTCTTCGCCGGGCCAGGAGACGGGGCGGGCGATCAATTCGCCATCGGTATCGGTGTGGGTGATTTCGATGACCGTTACCGGCGGCATTTCGCCGACGCGGCGGAGGCTCTTCGTCTCATCCTT
Above is a window of Parvibaculum lavamentivorans DS-1 DNA encoding:
- a CDS encoding alpha/beta fold hydrolase, with the translated sequence MANTIRTTAALAIAASLMSNVQAAPSQPIPDAQTVRNVVLVHGAFADGSGWRGVYDDLTARGYRVSIVQNPLTSLADDVAATVRVLDRQDGPTILVGHSWGGTVITEAGVHSNVAGLVYVSALSPDAGETTAQQYEGFTTPPEFVIDAHGDGFGFLNLELFKAGFAADASDADAAFLRDSQVPIALSAFESRLENAAWRTKPSWAVIATEDKAFDQRMLRTMAKRIGADVTEVEASHAVFMTQPKIVADTIDKAAQGATATATAAVR
- a CDS encoding DUF983 domain-containing protein, translating into MSIPMDMSEPHIYETAEISPRPAFPAILRGFGGHCPACGTGSLFRRFLKVTDSCAHCGEELHHHEADDAPPYFTIMIVGHIVVPLMLWVELAYLPPLWIHALVWPALTLVLSLWLLPRVKGSVVGWQWALRMHGFDGVTRD
- a CDS encoding NUDIX domain-containing protein, encoding MTVQPPVARGIRPRDAASLVLIDTAQQGEPRILMGRRHSRMKFIPDAFVFPGGKLDAGDLLAKPATPFTGETARRMERAASARVKAQALAMAAIRETFEETGLIIAGPGHVGAQAGAGWQPFLERGLAPRLDLLEIIARAITPASSPIRFHARFFAADAAAATGELQGSGELEDLGWYTLTEALKLPVIDVTEFVLNEIARRHTGETRPRIPLYCYRNDKPVVRG
- a CDS encoding Lrp/AsnC family transcriptional regulator translates to MKDSSKGGLDRIDMKILRALHADGRLTNAELAARVDVSPATCHRRTRRLFDEGHITGVRAEVAPASVGLGALVMVGVMLDLSTPDSRSAFEKAVLKMKEVLDCILVAGEFDYFLKIRARDMADFNKLQGQTLIALPGVRNTRTFFVMREVKENAPLPF
- a CDS encoding MFS transporter, with translation MQAPDAPLTPAERRRSLVAVIACISVVGMGLGVSIPLLALMMERNGVPASIIGLNTAMPALATFLFTPFIAGLLRRTSAISFLLACILLSALAMPAYYLFPNVWLWFPIRFLNGLAFTGLFVVSEFWINTLAEEKNRGRLIGIYGTVLSCGFASGPVMLFLVGTEGLAPFATTGALIAAAALPLLLFGRGLAPSITEKPSHAFTTFLVAAPAATMAGFVYGATETNIFNLLPIYSVRIGMTEQTAAFVLSIFAAGNILCQIPIGLWADRVNRRFVLLFCATVGLLGSLAIPFAAGSLWLFAPTLFIFGGVVAGLYTVGLTLLGERFRGANLASANAAFVMMYSTGALIAPPLSGAAMDLWDPHGLILAMAAICALYVAVAGWRYVTAPRPVLPED
- a CDS encoding glutathione S-transferase family protein, producing MTPTITAFEASPDRGRGLARDTRIRWALEEVGQPYEVRLLSFAAMKEPAHLALHPFGQIPTYEEDGLVLFESGAIILHIAENHAGLLPEDAHARARAIAWMFAALNTVEPPIVEREATGYAERDKSWYEARLPLLDARIHTRLGELAARLGDASWLDGPFSAGDLMMVSVLQRLKSSPLLDKHPALKSYVARAEARPAFQRAFAAQLAVFEGRKEG
- a CDS encoding NUDIX hydrolase, which codes for MAEEQRAAFDPKKSREQEYRETTQGKAVRPRDASTLIIVRRDGARPQVLMGQRHADHKFMPNKFVFPGGRVDRADSRIRPVEDLRDPVARRLLARMSGKPSELRARALAMAAIRETFEETGLIIGRPATAPQKSKHADWNDYFSQGFAPALGTLDFVARAITPPYRTRRFDTRFFIADAETIQGDPAKVAGSGELQGLHWLTIADARDLDLPNITRVVLDELDERLALATAAQASRHVPFIYFRNGNAIRDAIKD
- the rnr gene encoding ribonuclease R, which translates into the protein MPSRKPPKKTGAAKKDTGSKKKARGLPSREEVLAFLADNPGKTGKREIGRAFGVKGDDRIGLKQMLKAMSDEGLIAKDETKSLRRVGEMPPVTVIEITHTDTDGELIARPVSWPGEDLPPLIVVTPDTRRGKRDVDEPPAGVGDRVLARVAKSEDETYPYEAQVIRRVGKGAERVLGLFRLTPKAKTARLIPVDKKMRVEFEIAIEDIGDAEDGSLVLAETIPGKRYGVPRARVREVFGDIADPRSISLIAIHTHGIPDSFPDAVIAEAEAARHQGLKGRTDLRDIPLITIDPADARDHDDAVWAAPDTDPKNEGGIVAIVAIADVAAYVRPNSAMDREALKRGNSTYFPDRVVPMLPERISNDLCSLIEKEDRACLAVRMVFDRNGNKRGHEFIRGLMKSAASLSYRQVQQAIDGNPDDATGPLLEPVLKPLWDAYRILAKAREARGPLDLDLPEYKIDIDEKGGVGGIRIGEKFESMKLIEEFMIQANVCAAETAEAQHRPVIYRIHDAPSREKLVALAEFLATLNLSFAKGENIRPANFNRILKAVDGTEHDQMVSDVVLRSQAQAVYAPDNIGHFGLNLRRYAHFTSPIRRYADLTVHRALIAGLGLGKDGQTEDETSSLTEIAEHISTTERRSMLAERDSKDRFIAAFLEARIGAEFRGRIAGVTRFGLFVKLNDTGADGFVPISTLGGDFYHHDEILHALTGERTGKTYRLGDGVLVRLEECVPVTGGMRFTLLEGGSEGKPAGPRPRSGRRPTGKGGSRQGEKNRKPKSSPRKRR